One window from the genome of Tachypleus tridentatus isolate NWPU-2018 chromosome 11, ASM421037v1, whole genome shotgun sequence encodes:
- the LOC143232402 gene encoding insulin-2-like, giving the protein MATKLTSLISPVCIVIGLLLLTSRADSSVRLCGSHLSEALALLCRAHGGFYSPHAKRSVPVTLLERIRRNAAVVNQRNTVVNRQSGVADECCRRACSLQTLTSYCAFPQATEGSSPIHRIASVGRQSDGIHVVENSSQQLMSQNSVSQDRPVQDRGPENSPETSHRGSSGLVVNPRTEEYILV; this is encoded by the exons ATGGCAACCAAACTTACATCTTTGATCTCACCTGTTTGCATCGTGATTGGCTTGCTTCTCCTTACAAGTAGGGCCGATTCTAGTGTAAGACTCTGTGGAAGTCATCTCTCCGAAGCGCTGGCTTTGTTATGCCGTGCTCATGGCGGATTCTATTCACCACATGCTAAACGCTCAG TTCCCGTGACACTTTTGGAAAGGATAAGACGAAACGCTGCAGTTGTTAATCAACGGAACACTGTGGTCAACAGGCAGTCCGGTGTGGCCGATGAATGTTGCAGAAGAGCGTGCTCTTTACAAACTCTCACGAGTTACTGTGCTTTCCCACAGGCCACTGAAGGATCTTCTCCGATACATCGTATCGCCAGCGTTGGAAGGCAGTCTGACGGAATTCACGTAGTT gaaaattCATCCCAACAACTGATGTCACAGAATAGTGTGTCCCAAGATAGGCCAGTCCAAGATCGTGGACCTGAAAATTCCCCTGAAACATCACATCGGGGAAGTTCGGGCTTGGTCGTAAATCCTCGAACAGAAGAATACATCCTAGTATAA